tttctcgtcACAGATGGTAACTGaaacactacagttgttaagttagtaacaaatttgttaagagaatctggcttccccgttgattttgcttgtcagaaggtcacaaaagttgatcacatgatcccgggacattgtaaccatcataaataggagtttTTTGAACTATGGCTTGTTGAATAAACCATAAAGCTACAAGTCACAGGCTGCTTCTTAGTAGATGACTGAGATACATGTACAAGTATAATTAGTTAATCACCACAAAGGTGAAGATTCATACAAGCTTACGGTTATAGTAGACAATGCTTTATTGCAATCTATCAAATGATAAGTTTATCGAATGAAACATGATTTATAGGCCATAATGAGTGTGTGAATTAAATCTAGACTTCTACCCATAAAATGTAGCTATTAGTATTGCTGATGCTTTTAGTAAACAATGAATTGACCTTATTATGAACTAAACATCGCACTATCAGAAAATGTATCTAaaacttatctttttttttttagcccaagCCACATAAGGCAAAAATATGTATGTGGTAAGTAGGTTTTCATTCCTGAGATTCAGAAGAGTTATTAAATTTCTTAAAGAGCCAGTTGCATGTTGATCCATGCAGAGAGGTTCCTTAAATTTCTCGCTGACTAGGCTACATCCTTTATCCACTGTAAGCATCTTTAAACTTACCATATTTGGAccttattttcaaaaaaaacaaaactgtacaAGCTCACACtgctagaaataaaaaaaattgtgttacAGAAGCAAGTCTTAGTTTTTCTCTTTACTTTTTTTGTGATTTTTCAGGAAATATTTAGATGTTCATTCCATGGACCTCATTAATAATGCTGGAACAACTGATGAACTGAAAAGGTGATGGGAGTTTAAGATTATGAAACATTTCATGATTAGTTTTCTTAATCTGTTTCTTGAACAAAACATGAGAAATGCATAGAATGAAGATCTCAATAAATTCATTGCCAATCTAACGATTAATAAAACCATTTTTCATCTATAGCCCAACCCAGAAGTATATTCATATACAATAAGATACATAGTTGTTCTCTAGCATTAAGCATCTTACAAAAAAGATTAATTGAGAATCCCGGCAAAATGTGGTACAATAAACAGATTTATCTCTCTCCCCTCATTAACAGAGGAGATAATCACACTATAAAAAGTACACATCATTTTGGAGTGGTGGCAGtgagattttaaattgggttcaaTTAAACTCAGAAGAAACCAAGATGAAATTATGCCAGTTCTGACCAAATAAACCTACCAGCCTTGCCATAGACatagaaacttttttaaaaaggttattaTCAAGTAATGTAAATAGCTGGTAAATGGGTGTGAATGTTCAAGCTGTCAATTTCCCCCCAATTTCCCCTACTTTCTGCAGGCTCCTCTCTGACCTCTTTGATCTGAAGGATTTTGAATCAAATCCTCGCTCTGCTATCTTGTTAGATTTGTACTTCTACACCATCCAGTTCAGCCGGGAGCAGGGCTTCAACCGGGAACAAACCTCTGCTTTCTTCTCAATTGTGAGGGATGTGCACGAGGCCTGTGTGGGTAAGGAACTGGACGTTGAGAAAGACCAAAAAAAGGAAGGTTATAGGAGTGGAGAAACATGAGGGAAGAAGATGGTTCATTTACTTATTTGCATATTTGGGCTTTCACACGGCTTCAGTCCCAATGGTCTAAGAAATGTATTTCGCTATTTATTTAGAGTTTTAATAGTGCAATAGGCTGTGTGGGAGATAAGGGAGAAAATAATAGTTGTTTCAGATGTCCAGATGACATTACCTTTCTGCAGTTTGGCCTGACCCTATTTGTCTTAGGCTGGCTATAGTACCGCCAGTCCCATGTGCTATGTTTGCCTTTGATGTTAGGTGGAGATATATCATGAGAAAACGTCTCTGTGAGTAAGAGCAGCCAGCCATAGAAGTGGAAGGAAAAAGGGCTCCACCAGGGACAGTGATATGGAAGAATGGGGTGGCAGGGTGAGGCTAGAACCAGAAAGAAggatgggaaggaaaggaaaaaggctaAAGTGGATCTTTTGCTTATTCCTACCGTGTTATTTTTGTTTAGAAACACCACTGCCCAATGTGGAGGAATGCTATAAATATTTCTCCGAACTGATGTTCTGCCACTCCATTCGGGTGAGTGCGTGAATGCCAGGCAGGCCAAAAGTGGATTTATGTAGCCTTACccacatacaagtagtcctcaacttacaacaattcatttagtgatcatctgaatagcactgaaaaaagtgatttatgaccatttttcacacgtacaaccgttgcagcaaccctatggtcacgtgatcaaaattcagaagcttagcaactgactcttatttatgatgcttgcagggtccctgggtcatgtgattactgtttgcaatcttctgaccagCATGGTCaaaggggaagctagattcacttaacaatcgtgctactaacttaacaactgcagtgattcacttaacaactgtggcaaggaaggttgtaaaatggggcaaaattcacttaaccattgctcacctaacaacagaaatttggcgctcaatcatggtcataagtcgaggactacctgtggcttGCTTTCAGTGAAGCTCCCCTGCAGagacccttcctccctcccctcccttctccttgcaGTGGTTCTTcggctcctttccttctttctctctttccagagACCCCCCTTCAGCATCGATCTCTTCAATCAGGACCAGCTGGTGCTCCTAAGCGACTACATGATTAACACTTACTTCCGTCACTACAAACTTTACAAATATGCTTTCACCCCACAGGTAAGGTTGATTTCCTTTGGCCCAGGCAGTTCTAGGTCTTCTCTTGCCATTTTCCTGCAATGGGAAAGGAAAAGCATCCCCTCTGGAAAACAGCCCAATTACAAAATGTGACCTCTGACATCGTTTGGCTACTCCTGAGAATTTTGTTGCCACAAGATGGAGCAGCATCTTTATGAAGGGAGTATCCCAAACATAGAGGTTCAAGGAGATGAAATCCAAATATTAGTACATCTCTCTGGGCTTACAACCCTGATTGTGCTTTAAATCAATAGGTGCGGCTGGACATCTCATTCACTTATGTTGGGATGCCTGAACCGGAACTCAAAGGGGAAGGTGAGTGTTGAGGTGGGCTGGGATTCTTTTGTAACTCACTTTTGAGGTCTGTTAGTTGGGAGGATGAAAAAAAGGAATGGAGCAGGATGGGAAACCTTCCTCCCAGATCAAATAGAGCTAAAGCTAGTGATAATCAGATTGGAAAGATGGCTTAAGACAGCTTTCCCCCAGGtctgatgccctccagatgtggcTGGCTTACTGATCCTTCTCAGTCAACTTAGTGACTGGGCATTATAGTCTAGGGGACAACAATGGGGAAGATAGATAAACTATAGTGTTTTTCAACTTGAagactggtagacttcaactcccagaactcaccAGCAGGAATAGCTTTCTGGGACgtggtccacccatcttcaagttgccaagattgaaaaacacctAAGTAATAGATATCCCCCAATGGGTTGGATCTGGAAACATATAAAGTTGCATGACGTGGGCTTAAGCCATTGGCCAGTCTAGATTTGAGTTCTCTTCTTCCTGAAAGAGAATTTCAGATTGGAGATGGTCTCTTTCTCAACTCCATCAGTGAGATCCGCTCACTTGGGAAGGAATTTTGAACCTTGGGTGTGCAAGGTGGGTATGCTGTGATTGTGACCTTTCTTCCTTTCAGGAGCAAAATTCACAAGACATCGAAGGGACCAAAACTTCCTAATAGATAATAAGCCAAGCTTCCAAGCTTGGCTTATCTAAAATGAGTTAGCTTACATCAACCAATCATGTAAAataatggaattaaaaataaagagcGCATTATCTGATTACCCCTTTTCTTCCAGGGCTGCCAAAAGATTTAGCATCTTTCTCTTTTCTACAGAAGCTATGGTTGAGGGTACAGAAACAGGACTGTCTCCTTTGCAAGAGGAATTGGAGGAAGCTGGGGCCCCTGCAGAAAGTAAGTGGGGTCTTCAGAAGCACAGGGGCTTGAAGCTGGTTTGGTGTAGGGGTTTCAGAGGCGAACAATCCACAGCTCCCTAGATTGTCCCTTTGCCATTAATAGCCATTCTCTTAGCCTCAGGAGGGAGATAATAGTTCTCTAtcttataaattataaatgctAACTAATACATGATTTTTGGCAGTGCGGGACCTGAAGCCTGAGTGGCTGATGGTAGTGCTTCTCTTGGGTTGCTTAttagcaataggaatagcacttatataccgtttcatagtgctttacagccctctctaagcagtttacaaagtcaaaatattgccccaacaatctgggtcctcattttactgacctcgtaaggatggaaggctgaatcaaccttgagtcggtcaggatagAACTCCTGGCAatcggcagaattagtctgcaatactgcattctaaccactgcaccagcagAGCTCTTTGTTAGAATTACAATTCACTCTGCTTCACCCATTTATAGGTCCCACGGCTGCCCTGAGGGACTTCATCGTCTCACAACTCAACCAGGAGTTAACCCAGCTGCGCCTTTCCATCGATCAGCGTTTAAAAGTCACAGAGGACCAGTTTAACGCCAAGCTGATCCAGCTAGAGAAAGGTTCTGCTGCCAGCAAGGGGGTTGCCAAGGGCAAGAAGAAGTAAGCAGACGAGAAAGGTTGGAGTGCAAGAGGCCCATTTCCTGTCCCAGGGTTGTTTCTTCATTTCCGGTACTTCTGCAGAAAGGGGTCCCCGAAAGAGCAAGAGAACATGCAGAAAATGGCAGTTAAACTATGGGGAGCAGATGGATTTCTAAAAGGCTTTTGAAAATGTGATAAGGTTTACAGAAAATCTCTTCCAAGATGGTAAGGTCATATATTCATAGCAGGAATTGTTGCATAAAGCAGATAATGTTATGATATTAAAGTGTGGTTAAATATTGCCTACTGTTCGTTATTTTTTTCTAGCTCAAAAATAGCAGCATTATCAAGGTCAAAGGCCAATCTGAAactgaatacaagtagtcctccatttacgtccacaactgagcccaaaatttttattgctaagcacagcagttgttaagtgagatttgccccattttatgtccttttttgccagtcataagcaaatctggctctccccacccacccacccccctccagttggctttgcttgctggaagccagCTGCGAAGattacaaatagtgatcacaagaccttgggacgctgcaactgtcagAAATACATGATGGTTGAAAAGCGTCTGAATTGTGCTCATGTAACTgtgaagatgctgcaatggtcgtaagtgtgaaaccagtcaaaagtcacttttttcagtgcctttgaatggtcaataaatgaatggttgtaagttgaagaacaCTTTTAAGGATTTAAGGATTCAAggattaaattgtaccctatgaccatcatttgtggttgtaaatgtaccttgatgaaggtttttcttttcttttcttttcttttcttatgtccactgagagcatatgcaccaaaacaaattctttgtgtgtccaataaatctggccaataaattctattctattctatgaaatcaAATTAATCAAGTCATTCCAATATGATTAATTCCCATAAAAAAAATAGagtgtcagtttggtgtagtgagtGACTgtgcgaagttacaacagcattgaaaaaagtgacttatgaccattttttgcacttatgaccgttgcagcatccccatgggcatgtgatttatattcagatgcttggcaattggctcacatttgtgaggttgcagtgtcccagggtcacatgatccccttgtGAAGCCTTCTGACAAAGTTAGTGGGGAATCCACATTCACTAATTTAACACTTGAAGTGATTtagttaacaaatatggcaacaaaagttgtaaaatgcagtaaaactcacttagcaaatttctctCTTCACAAAGTAAATTGTGAGCTCAactgattgtaaatcgaggactacctgtaaagtgcTGAAGTAGAAATCGGGAGATCTTGAATTATTATCTCCTGTCAGGCAGGAAAGGAGGCTTTGAGTGGCACACACtcttagcccaacctacctcatagTATGGTTCTTGTGAAAGAAACGGGAAGCGAGAGCGTTATCTACGCTTTCTTGAGTTACACAAgataggcaggatataaataaatatgttcaggTTTTGGAAGCCTGGTGCCTTAGGTTGAGCACTCCTGGCCAACATAATGTAACATGGCTGggcaaaaagaaatatttctttcattAGAAGCTTTGCTTGGAATATGGCTGTGCCAACTAGACTCCAATGAACTTGGTACTGGTTGTTTTTAGCAAACCTTCCCTCATCCCAGCCcagttcaggggctgccacagagaagagggagtcaagctattctccaaagcacctgagaacaggacaagaaacaatgggtagaaactactcaaggagagaaacaacttagaactaaggggaaatttcctgactgttagaacagttaatcagtggaacaacttgcgtcCAGAAGTtggaaatgctccaacactggaagtttttaagaggttggataaccatttgtctgaaatggttatcAGATCGGCCTGATGCAGCCTGGTCCGGCCTGGTCCGGCCTGGTCGGGCGGCTTGGCAGTCGGGGGAGCGATGCCGGCACCGGCGTTGTGGCTGGTGGCGGCGGCAGGCCTCTTTAGGCCGGCTCGGGGGACCCGTTAAAGATCTTGGTTCCCCCGTCTGGGCCTCGGGAGAGTGTGACTGGAGCATTTTCCGGTGGCGCTTTCGCCGGCGGCATCTCTCTACAGTGGCAGTAGCGGCCTGGCCTGGcagcggcctggcctggcctggcctggcctggcggctGCCTGGTCTAGCCTGGCCTGATTCGGCGTCTTAAGCCGGGGGTGGGGACCCtgtggagatcttgggtcccccccCACCTTGGGTGAGAGCCCCCCCCTCCCAGCCTGAGGGGTAAGGAGGGCTCTGGACGGCCTCGTCGGGGGGCCAACTAGAGCGTTTCTTCTCCGGTGCCGCCCTGGCTTGGTTGGGCGGCGCCGGCGTTAGCGGCACTGGCATCGGTCGTAGACGGAAGATGACGCCTGGATGTTGGCAGCGGAGTTCCCCCCCAGGTGGAGCCGAGATGGAGCCCATGGAGTCTGAAATTGGAGGACttgctctttccccccccccccgaccactCTTGGATTACCCATAGAATATCATCGACCTCAATTTGTTGCCATCGGCAGCCAAATTATTGGCTGCAATTTTCGAGGCTCGATGGGGATTGGGGTGATCTGTTGCGGTGCTGAGTGACTGAATAATGCGGTGACTATTTCATCTACCACCTGAGACTGAGACGGATGTTTATCGACTtttcccacccggagatatcctgacTGTCTaagatgggtctgcttgccgtgttttctttcatcatgcggacattttcagcggctgaccttcttgccctgcgagattcccctccctcgtgggtttggccctccacattgagggcccatcttgaggacgggttttggaaccccgagaggtggcatgccaagaataggagacttaggggatttttaatcaactgttttaaccgattttttaaggggagttttaatgggaattttatggggagggtggaaactgacgggtttgggttcgggggggaggggttaagggtggggagggaaacccgtcggggagagaGCCAAGTCCAGTATGCGTTCGCGGCATTAAGTTAGGTccgagggaggtgggggagggttttgttccagcttatcagggttCTGCTATTGATATGGTaagcgggagaggcagatatggcggaaggggtgggggcacatcaggttttgggagtaccccctcgctatttaagagcgattgcgtgctccggcccccctgcttcttcccgttccccgggtggccagagtactcgggatttgggcctccggctgatgttatgcaatgcaaggtccgtggttaacaaagcccccctgatctcagatctaattcaggaggggtccacggacgttatgggcattacagagatctggttgggcacggaaggggggggtcccctagtggagatgtgcccaccaggtttccgagcattccatcagccgagggcccaaggtaggggtggcggttattattaatgaaagcctagaactgagggagaccactgtgcctcagatagctggttgtgaatccctctatgtgaagtggggtcgtaggactcaggtgggcttgctgatcacgtacctgggtccttgctgcgtgacaacagccctgcccgagctgttggagttgttggctgggttggcagttgaaacccctagactgttggtcatgggggatttcaacttgccatcaactggtgtggcatcctcgacggctcgggagttcatggcttccatgacggccatggacctgactcaattagtggacagccctacccacatcgggggaggcactctagatttgatttttgtctctggtcagtgggcgaatgatctgattttaaatgatttagttattgagcctctgtcatagtcagatcattctcttcttcgtctggactttcggactgctactcaccaccgcagggagacggaaccaatgcgttggttccgtcctaggcgcctgatggacccagagaggttcctgacggagcttgggccgtttcccgagaacctggcccgcggcacgactgaagaactagtcgcggcctgggaacaggccgcagctggagctttggaccctgttgtgcctttgcggcctctgacccggcgcaggtctcaaccagctccttggttctcctaggagctgagggagatgaaacgccggagaagatgcctagagagtgtctggagatccagccattctgaggctgaccggacactagttaggtcctatagtaggatctacctagtggcattgagggaagcgaagcgttcttacgtttcctccctcattgcatcggcagataaccgcccggccgccctgttttgggtcacccgctctctccttcaacaggaggggcgggaggacccactacaagggcgtgccaaggagtttaacggttatctatacgataaaatcgttcagcttcgagatggATTGGATcgaaattgggtagatccaggcgagagtttcgagactcgtcttgttgagaccgtttgggatagttttgatcctgtaactcccgaggacatggacaggttgctgggaaggttgaatgccaccacatgtttactggacccgtgcccctcctagttggtgctggccacgcaggaggtgacacgaggctggctccgggggattacaaatgcttctttatgggagggggtctttcccactgtcttgaaagaggcggtggtgagacctcaagaagccttccctggacccagctgttttaggaaattaccgtccagtctccaaccttcgttttacggtgaaggttgtagagagtgcggtggcacgtcaattaccccagtacctggatgaaaccgtctatccagacccgttccagtccggcttccggcccggatacagtacggaacagccttggtcgcattggtggatgatctctggagggccagggataagggttactcctcggccctggtcctattagatctctcagcggctttcgataccatcaaccatggtatcctgctgcgccgattggaggggttgggagtgggaggcaccgtttatcggtggttctcctcctacctctctgaccggacgcagacggtgttgacaggggggcagagatcgaccccgaggcgcctcatgtgtggggtgccgcagggatcgattctctcgcctctcctgttcaacatctatatgaagccgctgggcgagatcatcagtggttttgggtgaGAAACCAACTCTACGCTGATAAtatacagctgtacttttccaccccaggccatcccaatgaagctgtcgaagtactgtcccggtgtttggaagccgtacgggtctggatggggaggaacaggttcaagcttaatccctgcaagacagagtggctgtggatgccagcaccccggtacagtcagctgcagccgtggctgactgttgggggcaagtcattggccccgatggaaagggtgcgcaacttgggcgttctcctggatggacggttgtctttcgaagaccatttgacgaccgtctccaggagagctttttatcaggttcacctgattcagcagttgcaccccttcctggaccgggatgccctatgcacggtcactcatgctctcgtga
Above is a window of Ahaetulla prasina isolate Xishuangbanna chromosome 4, ASM2864084v1, whole genome shotgun sequence DNA encoding:
- the CFAP119 gene encoding cilia- and flagella-associated protein 119, whose product is MGPESLQPPKPHKAKICMWKYLDVHSMDLINNAGTTDELKRLLSDLFDLKDFESNPRSAILLDLYFYTIQFSREQGFNREQTSAFFSIVRDVHEACVETPLPNVEECYKYFSELMFCHSIRRPPFSIDLFNQDQLVLLSDYMINTYFRHYKLYKYAFTPQVRLDISFTYVGMPEPELKGEEAMVEGTETGLSPLQEELEEAGAPAESPTAALRDFIVSQLNQELTQLRLSIDQRLKVTEDQFNAKLIQLEKGSAASKGVAKGKKK